A genomic segment from Rhodospirillum centenum SW encodes:
- a CDS encoding glycosyltransferase family 2 protein, with protein sequence MDDGLPASELPVVPSTGRLPVTVVIPTRNEERALPATLGTLGAFAEVVVFDSHSTDGTERIARAWGARFHQRVFDNFADHKNWALDNLEFRTDWVLLLDADERIGPDLLAEIAAILHGDRPEVAFAIPRRNVVDGVFLRRAGMYPDYQIRLIRRGRARYERRLVHEHMLADGPVGFLASPLLHEDGKGIRRYLERHVAYAEMEAVEAFIDLHRPAADHGACALPGPMARRRRLKHWSYRHLPLRFLWVFAYVYVARLGLLMGRTGLKYCLLRAFYEFKVDLFLAELRNGASPVAQAYRDLILERLGRCPPDWERR encoded by the coding sequence ATGGACGACGGGCTCCCCGCCTCCGAGCTTCCGGTTGTCCCGTCCACGGGCAGGCTGCCGGTCACGGTGGTGATCCCGACCCGGAACGAGGAACGCGCCCTGCCCGCCACTCTCGGCACCCTGGGCGCCTTCGCCGAGGTCGTCGTCTTCGACAGCCACAGCACGGACGGCACGGAACGGATCGCCCGGGCATGGGGCGCCCGCTTCCATCAGCGGGTCTTCGACAATTTCGCCGATCACAAGAACTGGGCCCTGGACAATCTGGAGTTCCGGACCGACTGGGTTCTGCTGCTGGATGCCGACGAGCGCATCGGGCCGGACCTGCTGGCGGAGATCGCCGCCATCCTGCACGGTGACCGGCCGGAGGTGGCCTTCGCCATCCCGCGCAGGAACGTGGTGGACGGGGTCTTCCTGCGCCGGGCCGGGATGTACCCGGACTATCAGATCCGCCTGATCCGCCGGGGCCGCGCCCGCTACGAACGGCGGCTGGTCCATGAGCACATGCTGGCCGACGGTCCCGTGGGCTTTCTCGCCAGTCCGCTGCTGCATGAGGACGGCAAGGGCATCCGCCGCTATCTGGAGCGCCATGTCGCCTATGCGGAGATGGAGGCGGTGGAGGCCTTCATCGACCTGCACAGGCCCGCTGCGGACCACGGGGCCTGTGCCCTGCCCGGCCCCATGGCGCGGCGCCGGAGGCTGAAACACTGGTCGTACCGGCACCTGCCGCTGCGTTTCCTGTGGGTCTTCGCCTATGTCTACGTGGCGCGGCTGGGCCTTCTGATGGGGCGCACGGGGCTGAAATACTGCCTGCTGCGGGCCTTCTACGAGTTCAAGGTGGACCTGTTCCTGGCCGAGCTGAGGAACGGCGCCAGCCCCGTCGCGCAGGCCTACCGCGATCTCATCCTGGAGCGTCTGGGCCGATGCCCGCCGGACTGGGAGCGGCGGTGA